Within the Candidatus Dependentiae bacterium genome, the region TGAAACAAATAAAAAATGTCTCGGATATTACCCCGAGACATTTTTTATTTTATATAAAAGCTTATTTAACTTTTGCGATCACAGCTTCAACTATTCGTCCACAAGCTCGATTGTAACTTTTATTCCGCCATCTTTTTCGGGAACCGTGTTATACTCTCCCGCAAGCAAATCTTTAAAAAAAGAGTTCCACATATCATTGAGAAAAAACAGCAAACCTGCAACAGGAATGAAGAATTTCCGATAAGGGAGAAACTGAAAACATTTAGACGCAACATATAAAGAAACTACAATACAAAGATAATAAAATAATACCTTCTTAATATAGATGGAGGTGAAAATTAACCACACGGTACCAATTCTCACGCCCTCAACGTCCCCGTAATCTCTCTTTAACAACTTGTACAAGAAAATTAAAAACACGTTAACGTTTTTCGTTCCCCTAATGTCCTTATAAATCTTTTTATCAAAATCAATTTCAGGCCAAAACATAAACTTATAATTCGCAGTAGATGAATGACTTGTCGAAAGAATTTTTTCAACTAAATGACGAACTTTAAAATCTGAGAGAGATAAATTATTTAAAACATCATATATCTCATCATTAATACCATTCAAATTTTTAAGATTAGCGTCAAATGATTCTTTACATCCATAGTTCATGTAGTTATCAAAGAGATAATGTCCGCAATTAAGGAGGGAGCCAATCAATCCGACTTTAATATGTGTGGAATTACAAGAAAGACATTTAATATGTATGGAACTACAAGAAAGACATTTCATCATGGCATTAATCGCTCTATCTAAGACCGATCTAAACTGTTTCATTTTTTCAGGCTGATCATGAAATAACAAATGCGCATTATACATAAAGCGTTCCATCGCCGCAGCTGTAATCACAGCACCACTTAGTAGAGGATATCCAAAGTCATAATCTTTCAAATAACGCATCCACGTAAATGGATATCTTTTTGAAAACCGAGGAACAAGAGGAGTATTAAATCCCACATGCTCGCTATGCTGAGAAGTCAAAAACTGAGCAACCGTACAATTTTTGGGAACTTTAACAACTACTTCTTTATATTCTTCTGGATAAACTCTTTTTAAAAAAGATTCATATTCATTATTACTTATTGAAAAACAAGAAGAAGAAAAAATAAAAACAAACAAAAATCTATGCATGGGATTTTATAGCCATCAACTAAATTAAAGATTAACTCTTAAAAATTAACTCCTAATATTTTTAAAACCAAAGGCTAATTTTTTTATAAGTAAAAAGCCCTTTTTTTAAAAAATTCAAACATCAAAAAATCCAATGTGAAACAAATAAAAAATGTCTCGGATATTACCCCGAGACATTTTTTATTTTATATAAAAGCTTATTTAACTTTTGCGATCACAGCTTCAAAAGCTTTTGGATCATAAATAGCTAACTGAGAAAGCATTTTTCTGTTTAATGCAACTTTAGCTGTATTTAACTTGTGAATAAATACGCTGTAGCTCAAACCGTGTTGACGACTTGCTGCGTTCACACGGGTGATAAACATTGAACGGAAATCACGCTTACGCATTTTTCTGCCTTTGAAAGCAAATGCCATAGCGCGAAGCAATGTTTCTGTTGCTCTTCTAAAGATATTGGAACGCTGACCCCAATATCCTTTTGTCATTTTAAAAAGTCTTTTATGACGGCGGTGCGTAACCACACCACGTTTGACGCGACTCATACCCTAAAACCTCGTTATTTTTACTGTTTTTACCAAAACCACCGATTAATTAGGCAGAAGACGCGCAATGGACTTGTGATCATTTTCATGAACAAGAACACCAGCTCTCAACTGACGAACTTGTTTTGATGATTTAGCCCACGAATGGTGACGTCTAAAACCTTTACCACGTTTAATTAAGCCAGAACCAAGCTTTCTAAAACGTTTTTTTGCTGCTGAATTTGTTTTAAGCTTCATTATTTTGTTCCTGCGTTGCCTCAAAAAAGGGCTTCGCGTAAAGACAATTATTTACCGACCAATAAAAAAGAGTTTAACACACTGATGATATTTATCAATTATGTAATCTCGCTCTACTTGGTTATTTTTCCTTCAAATAAAAGATTTTTGACCACAATTGACCACCCTTGGAGTCTTTTTCACTCACAATGGCACCTTGGTCAAGAGCAACCAAATCTTTTTCGATACGCTCAAAAAGCGCTGTTCCCAACTTATCCATCATCGGAATTTCCCGACCACGAAATTGGAGAGTAAACTTAACCCGCTTGCCATCAGCAAAGAATTCTGAAGCCTGCTTAATGCGGATATTGTAGTCTCCATCCTCAATACGTGGACGAATTTTTAATTCTTTAATTTGGATAACTTTTTGATTTTTTTTCGCATCATTCAGTTGTTTTTTTCGTTCATACAGGAATTTGCCAAAATCCATGATTTTTACAACTACTTGAGCTGCGTTTTCACTGATCTGAACCAAATCAAGCCCTTTTTGCTGAGCCATTCGCAACGCCTGATCAAGCGTCACTACGCCAATATTAGAGCCATCGTCGGTAATTAACCGCACTTCTTTGGCTTTAATTCTGTCATTAATAAAAAAACCGTGGTCAGAGACCTCCGGACGACCTTTAGGACTCTTCGGAATCACTGTTCCCCCCTGACCTTGCAACCAAAACTTTCTCTACTTCGGCATATACTTTACCAAAGAGAGCTTCATCTTCTTTTAATTTTTTGAGCGAATTTTCTTTGCCCTGTCCAAGTTTTTCATCCCTGAAGGCAAACCACGCACCACTTTGCACGATGATTTTGTTTTCAACCGCGATTTCAAAGACTTCAATTTCTCGAACAATTCCCACCCCAAACATCAAATCAACTTCAACACGTCTGAAGGGAGGAGCAACTTTATTTTTGACAACTTTAATCGCAACACGATTTCCAACAGCCTCATCGCCACGTTTTAATGTTCCAATTCGACGAATATCAAGACGAACAGACGCATAAAACTTCAACGCATTTCCACCCGAAGTAACCTCATTGTTTGCAAAAGCCATACCACCAATTTTACTTCTAATTTGGTTAATAAAAATAATAACGGTTTTTGACTTGTGAACAATCGGCGTAAGTTTTCTGAGTGCTTGTGACATCAACCGAGCTTGCAATCCTACGTGTTGGTCACCCATGTCTCCTTCAAGCTCTGCTCGAGGAACCAGCGCTGCAACCGAGTCGATAATTAACAAATCAACAGCACCAGAACGAACCAATGTTTCAGCGATATCAAGCGCTTGTTCACCAGAATCTGGCTGGGAAATAATTAAATTATCAAGATTAATACCCAAACCTTGGGCATAGACAGGATCAAGCGCATGTTCAGCATCGATAAACGCACACACGCCACCGCTCTTCTGAACATTTGCAATCGCCTGAAGCGTTAATGTTGTTTTCCCTGAAGCTTCTGGACCATAGACTTCAACAATTCGACCGCGAGGAAAACCACCAACACCAAGTGCGGAGTCAACCAAGATAGAACCAGTGGAAATTACATCAACTGCCTGATTTGGGCGCTGCCCCAAAAGCATGACAGCGCCTTTACCAAATTGTTTATCAATATGAGCAAATGCAGCATCAAGCGCTTTGCGTTTTTCGTCCGAAATACCCAGTGTATTTTTTAGAGGAACTGCTTGTTTTTGAGTCATTATATACCTTTATTCATGTGAGGAAGCAGAAAAATGCTCGCTACTTAACTCTATTTTAGCATTTCTTTTAAGAGTCGCAATAAAGCCCTTTAATAAGACACTCTCTGTTTTTTTAAGATCTACCGAATCTTTTTCGGCTGGCTTATCAGAAGGCTGTTGTTCAATAAGCGAAGCCAAGACAACGGTTCCTTCTAAAACAGGTACTGTTGCGCACATTTCTGGTGATTCTAGTTTAAAGATTTTTTCATTCAAGCCTGAATCTTTATCAAACCCTTTAATCGAATCTTTTTTCTCGATCAATGAGGTTTCATAAAACTTGATGTGTGCATATTTTTTTGAAATATCAGCCAACGAAAGCTTTTCAATCAAGTACTGCTTGCGAGCTGTTGCAACATCATTTTTAAGCAACATTGCAGCTTTTTGCTCATAAAAAGAATCTCTGATAGATGATAATACATCTTCAAAAGAAGAGAATCTTCCCGATTGAGATTCGGTTACCACGAAAATAATATTTTTTTCATTGTGAATAAATTGTCCGCGTTTTTTTGGTTTTTCAGAAAACGAACCAAAAGCCTTTTGTGTCAACACATTTTCAAGAGATTCCCCCTGACTCATCGACTGATCCAGGTCAGCAGTTTTTTCAACCTTTGACTTGCGATCTTTGGCAAAATCTTCAAGCGCATTTACAAAATCTGCTGTATCTTTAGCCTCTCTGAGCAATTGGTCGGCCTCAGCTCTAAACATATCTGCGGCTGAACGCTTAGTCAGAGCTTTTACGATTTCTTTTCTTACTGAATCAAGTGATTTGTAAGCACCATCCTTTTTGGCAACCAGTTGCGCAAACTCAAATCCGTCTGCACTCTTTACAACTGAGGTTGTTTTACCAGTTTCTTTAAGTTTTATTAATTCTGCTTCAAGTTCGTAACTAAATGTTCCCAACGTAAACCAATCAGAAAGCCCACCTTTTTTGCTCGACTTTGTATCATCAGAAAGCGTCTTTGCAACATCCGCAAATGCATCCTGACTTTCTTTAGCTTTATTTAAACAGTCTGTTGCTTTTGCTTTAAATCGTTCAACTTCTGCCGGAGTTGCATCTTTTGGAACAGCAATCAACACACGTCTAATTTGATATTCATCTTTTGCTTTGTACGCTGAATCTTTTTTGTGCTTATAATACGATTCAACTTGTTCATCAGAAATAGTGATTTGTTTTGTATACACAGATGGATCAACCACGACGTAAGAAACTCTTTTGATGTCAGGCAAACGGTAGTTGTTTTTATTTTCTTCATAAAAAAGAGATAACTCTTCATTTGATGCAGGAGTACTTTTTGCGTCCTTGAGGTATCCATCTTTTACAAAAGAAAGTAACGCAAAACTTTTTTTACCAAGAAATTCTTCTTCGCGAGCAAAACGTGGGGAATATGCCGCAGCTCCAACAAGCTCTTCAACCATGGATCGTGCAAGTGCACGTTCTTGTTCGCTTTCAAAATCTCGAACATCCATTCCTGTTTGCTTGATGTAATAATTATAAAAATCAACACTAAACTGATTTGGCTTAATCCCAAACATTTGACACATCGAACTTCTAATCAAAGAACTTAATACTTCAGGATTAATAACAATACCCTGAGCGCGCACAAGATCATTCAGTACAATCGACTCAACTCCACGATCGACAACCGCAATCGGATCAACCGCGACATCAAGATTCAAACCATAACGCTGATTGAACATCTGTCTTTCCGACTGCATCATCTGAGAGAGTCGCTTGAACTCAGAAAGCTCTAATGGCTCACCATTGACCGTTGCCACTGCTCGTTTATTAGGATCCTGATAATTAAATCTGAAAAAAGATGGCGCAATAAGCGCAATTAAAACAATCCACCATAACGATGAATACTCTTTTACAAAAACTCTTAAACGTCCGATCATAGCGCTTCCTTTCTTTTTTAGCACCTGTCACGCAGGAGAGTATAATCGAAAAACAATCTCATGAGGAGCAGTATTTTGAATCACCCCAAAATAAATCACAGGATTTGCAGAGTGAAAACAAGTCGAACCCGACGAGCCAGCGCCAACACCACAACAGAAACTTGTGCGCCAAAAATCGCGCAGAGCGCGCCGCTGCGCGCCGACAACCAATCACATTAAGCGCACCAAAAGCATCGAATTAAGGGGCGCTGCGAGTAGTGTTTTTTTTAGACAATTTAAAAAAATTAAAAAATACTCAAAGAATTAACTCAACATTTATTTTTTACTAAAAAAGCCACTTTTTACCAAAAAGCAATTACCCATTCGCCCCCCCCCAAATAAGTTGTAAAGTAAATACAACCTAATAAAACAAACATAAAAAAAGGAACCGCAAATGTTTTTAAAAAAAATCACACTTTTAGTCATCATGACAGGCGCTGCTGGCTTGCTGCACGGCTTGCAGCCGACGGACACGGAGAACGCAATTCGACAATCAATCCAAGAAAAACTTACCGAATGGGCAACCTGGCCGAATAACAGCGGACAAGCTGAAGCGCTTCACTCTTTAAAATTAAGAATACAATATATCGAAAGAAACGCAGCCAATGAAGCATTTAAACTTTCAACTTATGATGATGCTAGCTTTGATGGCGCAGTATGGAATGAATTAATGACTTACTGCCTTCGTCGAAACACAGACACAGCATACACCGAAGAAGAATGCGACACTATCGCGAACAACTTAAAGGAATATTACAACGAAATTGCAACCGCTCACGAACTTCCCCAATATCAAGACTAACAAATAAAGAGGACTGATTTAAAACCAGTCCTCTTTTTTATTTATTAACCAACTCAACCATCTCTGGATAAATCTCCAACGTGCGCTTGAATGATCGCCAAAATTTTCTTTGCCTGCGTACATAATCCCACGTCTTTTTTTCAAGCGTTTGAATTAACTGCTCACGCATATTTTCTTGCTTGCCGTCAACAATCCAGCGATACACATCTTGGTATCCCAAAGCACCTTCATCTCGAGCAAATGACTCGAATTCTGAGCCGATTAAATTTTCGACCTCAGTGACCCAACCATTGTCAAGCATACTCGCAATCCGCATACTTATTTTTTTCCGTAATAATTCATCGGGCAAATCAACCCAAATAATTCTTACTTTTTCCTTAAAGACCGGATCAAACACAGGACTAACACTTGAGGGCAAAACGCCAGACGAATTATAAATAGTTAATGCACGCTCGATGCGATACGAATCATGCGGATGAATGCTCGCACTCCTGACTGGATCGATCAAATTCAAGTATTCCCAATCAGTAAATCCAATCGGTCGCTCTACCTTTTTTTTATCGTGCACGGGCAATGAATCTTGTAGCCGAAAAAAAAGTGATTTGACATAAAAGAGCGATCCCCCACAGAAAAGTGGTACATCATCAGGTGCCAGCTGATCGAACAAATCTTCAACCATTGATCGATACTGAGCAGCATTAAACGTGCGAATTTTACAATCGAGAAACGAATATAAATAATGAGGCGCTATCGCAAGCTCCTGCTCGCAAGGAGAAGCTACACCCACAGAAACCTGACGGTAGACCTGAGAAGCATCGGCATTGACGATTCCACAAAAGCCACCAGACCGAAAAAGAGAGAGGGCCAACGCAGTCTTTCCACTGGCCGTCGGCCCCAAAATCAAAGTAATTTTTTTATCGTTATCCAAGAAGCCTCAACTAAACAGCAGAAGAAGAACCAAGCGCGCCATGAGGAGCTACCGAAACAACATCAGCCATAAATGTTGAACCAATAGCGCTATCGCGGAATGGCTTTTTAATAGCTTCCACAACCGCTTCTCGAGAAATGTGTTTGACAAAAGAAACTTCCTGAATCAAAAGTTCTTCAACAATTTTCAAGGTATTTTTTTCACCAAAAGCGAGTTCTTTTGAAAGAGCAAGTGTCATAATGTCTCGATACACTCCAGCCATATCAACAATACTACCACCATGAATCTTGAGCTGATATTCTTTTTGTCTGCGACTCCAAGCCGACGGAGAGAAATCAAAAGCACCTTTTATTTTAAATCGCGACGGACGCCACAATTCTGACATTGCCTCATCAACAATCGACTCGCATGACAAATATCTAATGCCAAGGCCTTGCATTCTATGCTCAGCAACTAAAATCGGACTATTTTCTTTAAACAAAAATTGTAACTCATTCAACAGAACAACCGAACCGGAAATTGTACGCTCAACCACATCGGCGATTTTCGCAACGCCATAACCGGGATAAAAGACAACATCATTAATCTTAAACATGCTTAGCACCCCTGGTATTAATGGGAAAAATTCAGGAGACCCGCACAAAAGCAGAAAAAACTTACGAAGAGAGCAAGTCTTGCAGTAACCATATTCTACCACACACCAAGAAATTTTGCCAACACGAAAAAAGCCTAATTTTTAACCAAGATGTCATTCAAAAAAAAGTTGACCCGGAAGAGAGCAGCGCCACCGCGCACCCTTCCCTTTTAAGTGATATCTTTGAACAAAAAACATATTCCTTAAAAAAATTTTGAAAGCACCATAAAAAACAAACTCGTGCTCGCGGGCGCGTTCGTGCAACAGGCCTTGCGCACTCTCTTGCGCGCTTACCTTAAAACAACCCCCAAGAGTAGACTAACCACTCACAATAACTACGGACAAGAACGTAACCATAACCTCAATCATTCTTTTCCTTCTTATTAATAATATATACATAATCCTTTTAATTCCTTTCTATAACGTTTAATCCCTTTAATCCTTTTAATACGTATCCCTTCTTCTTTTCATATCTATCATCACTCTCCTTCTCTTCCTTATCTTTATCCTTATACCTATCCTTTCCTTATAAACCATACCCCCCCAACCTCTATTCACATATTAATCTAACTCTCCAAACACTTAGCCCTATCCTTCTCTATTCCTCTCTTATCCATAAAGAACAGTAAACACTAACCCCCTCTCTATAAATTCCTTAAAAACTACGGAGCCAACCGTCCGTGCGCGCTACCACCCTCCCCTCAAAACCCCATCCAGCAACGCATCAGCGGCCCCCATAAAGCTTCAGAGCCACGCGCTAAGCGACGGGAGGCGGAGTAGCCTGCGCGTGGCCGCAAAAAGAAATCAAAAAGAAATCAAAAAACCGCAAAACCATCGCCCCAAAAACCGTAGAAACACTCAACCGAAGGCGTCTTTCAACAAAACTAGATTCAAATAGGTTGTTTTATCAGACAAGAAATAAAAAAACATGGGCAAGGCGCCACAAAGAAACTAAGAAAATCTACATTCGCGCACTAAGATTTCTTAAAACCATATTGACAGAATTTCTTAGTTGAGTTATTCCTAGAAATAAGAAAAAACGTTTTGAATCAAATCAAACTTTTAAACTCACAAGGAATACAATTCATGGCAAAAATTATTGGTATCGATTTAGGTACAACAAACTCAGTAGTTGCATTCATGGAAGGCGGACAACCCAAGGTTATCCCAAACCAAGAAGGCGCAAACACCACCCCGTCGATCGTTGCATACACAAATGATGGCAACAGACTGGTAGGAACCGTTGCAAAGCGCCAAGCAATCACAAATCCAGAAAAAACCATCTTCTCTGCAAAAAGATTTATCGGCCGCAAGTTCTCGTCCCTCACAGAATCAGAAAAAAGAAGCTGCCCATTCAAACTCGGCGCAGATGCTAATGGCGACACCGTAATCGTCATCGATGGCAAAAATGTTACCCCACAAGAAATCGGCGCTGCTGTTCTTCAAAAGCTCAAAGCTGCCGCAGAAGCATACCTTGGCGAAAAAGTCACCGAAGCCGTGGTAACCGTCCCTGCATACTTTAACGACGCGCAACGTCAAGCAACCAAAGACGCTGGTCAAATCGCAGGACTCAACGTAAAACGTATCATCAACGAACCAACAGCCGCAGCTCTTGCATACGGTCTTGATAAAAAACACAACGAAACGATCGCCGTATTCGACTTTGGTGGTGGAACATTTGACGTTTCGATTCTTGAAGTTGGTGATGGCGTTGTTGAAGTAAAATCAACAAACGGCGACACCATGCTTGGTGGCGATAACGTAGACGAAAAACTTATTCATCATTTAGTCTCAGAATTCAAAGCACAAAACGGTATC harbors:
- the rpmI gene encoding 50S ribosomal protein L35 → MMKLKTNSAAKKRFRKLGSGLIKRGKGFRRHHSWAKSSKQVRQLRAGVLVHENDHKSIARLLPN
- the recA gene encoding recombinase RecA produces the protein MSDEKRKALDAAFAHIDKQFGKGAVMLLGQRPNQAVDVISTGSILVDSALGVGGFPRGRIVEVYGPEASGKTTLTLQAIANVQKSGGVCAFIDAEHALDPVYAQGLGINLDNLIISQPDSGEQALDIAETLVRSGAVDLLIIDSVAALVPRAELEGDMGDQHVGLQARLMSQALRKLTPIVHKSKTVIIFINQIRSKIGGMAFANNEVTSGGNALKFYASVRLDIRRIGTLKRGDEAVGNRVAIKVVKNKVAPPFRRVEVDLMFGVGIVREIEVFEIAVENKIIVQSGAWFAFRDEKLGQGKENSLKKLKEDEALFGKVYAEVEKVLVARSGGNSDSEES
- the miaA gene encoding tRNA (adenosine(37)-N6)-dimethylallyltransferase MiaA; this translates as MDNDKKITLILGPTASGKTALALSLFRSGGFCGIVNADASQVYRQVSVGVASPCEQELAIAPHYLYSFLDCKIRTFNAAQYRSMVEDLFDQLAPDDVPLFCGGSLFYVKSLFFRLQDSLPVHDKKKVERPIGFTDWEYLNLIDPVRSASIHPHDSYRIERALTIYNSSGVLPSSVSPVFDPVFKEKVRIIWVDLPDELLRKKISMRIASMLDNGWVTEVENLIGSEFESFARDEGALGYQDVYRWIVDGKQENMREQLIQTLEKKTWDYVRRQRKFWRSFKRTLEIYPEMVELVNK
- the infC gene encoding translation initiation factor IF-3 codes for the protein MQGQGGTVIPKSPKGRPEVSDHGFFINDRIKAKEVRLITDDGSNIGVVTLDQALRMAQQKGLDLVQISENAAQVVVKIMDFGKFLYERKKQLNDAKKNQKVIQIKELKIRPRIEDGDYNIRIKQASEFFADGKRVKFTLQFRGREIPMMDKLGTALFERIEKDLVALDQGAIVSEKDSKGGQLWSKIFYLKEK
- the rplT gene encoding 50S ribosomal protein L20: MSRVKRGVVTHRRHKRLFKMTKGYWGQRSNIFRRATETLLRAMAFAFKGRKMRKRDFRSMFITRVNAASRQHGLSYSVFIHKLNTAKVALNRKMLSQLAIYDPKAFEAVIAKVK